The following DNA comes from Gimesia sp..
CGAAGGCCGCGTATTTATCGCGGGGGGATTCGAGGTGTGCATATTTTTTACGCCATTTGTCTTTCCCCTGTAACGGGTAGTGGGGCACATTGATGGCCCAGTACAGAAAGAACGGTTTCTCGTGCGGCTCTTTGATGAAATTCTGACATTGTTTGACCATCAGATCGGGAAAGAATTCACCGTCGTGCCAGACCTCTTTGCCGTTTTCCCAGAGATCGTGTCGGTTCGGACCATTCCAGTAGAAGAAGTGAGAATAATTGTCGATACAGCCACCCATGTGTCCGAAGGAGCGGTCAAAGCCCTGTCCGTTGGGCATGGTTTCGGGAGTATATCCCAGGTGCCACTTGCCGACATGGGCCGTCTGATATCCTCCCTGCCGCATCATTTCTGCAATTGTCACCTGTTCCGGCGGCATTCCACTTTTGCCATGGTGTGAAGAGACATTTCCCGGAACGCCGGCTCGCCGTGGAAATCGACCGGTCAGCATGCCGGCCCGGGAGGGAGAGCAAACAGGGGCTGAGGCATAGAACTGGGTGAAACGAATCCCCTGATTGGCAATGGAATCCATGTGGGGTGTGATCAGGTCCCTGGAACCATAGCAGTTTACATCAATTGATCCCTGGTCATCGGTGAAGATGAGGATGACATTCGGCTTTTGTGACTTTGGCTCGGCGGATGATACACTTTCAATAAGTAGACTGAAGTTGGTAGCCGACAGGCAAACCAGAAACAGCCACAGGCGAATGAGTTTTGCTGTGTCTATCTTCGCTGAGCGCATGGGAAATCCTGATCTATTTAGAAACTTGGAATTGATCTGATAACTGGATAATGATTGAGGCTTTATTCGTGGGGAGTCTCATCCCAGGCATTCTGAAAGACTTTCTCGCCATGGACCGTATAGGGATTTTGCATGCTGTCCTGATAGACGCCAAGCCCTGCAGTGACACAATGAGCGCCGGCAATGGCGACGTCGGCAATCTGCCTACTATTTCGGATTGCAGCTGCAATGATTTCCGATTCGTACTCGTGACGCTCCAGCATTTCAGCAACTTCCATAATGAAGGTGGTTGCTGAGTCACCATAAGTTTCTTTCCAACCCATAAAGGGGCTGATAAAAGAAGCTCCGGCCCGGGCTGCATGCCAGGCCTGTGCCACGGAAAAGATCAGGGTGGCGTTGGTTCGAATGTTTTGGCTGGTCAATTCACGAATCGCTTTAAAGCCGCCTTCACTGGCTCCCACTTTTATTACGAAGTTGGGGGACATCTGCGCCAGCTTAGCCCCTTCCTCGACAATCTGATCCCAATCCGTGATGTGCGGATTGACTTCGACGCTGACCGGTTTATCAGTGCCGGCAAAAAGCTCTGCGATTTCCTCGATCACCTTTAAAAACGGTTTGCCCGAACTTTTGATATGTTTGGGGTTGGTTGTCAGGCCATCCAGATCCCAGTATTCGAGTCCGTGTCTGATCTCTTCTGTGATGGCGCTGTCCAGAAACAATTTCATTGTGAATTCCTCGGGGGTAGATAAAATGACTAAAACTGCAATCGTGATTGATATAAATTGAAAGCTGTCGCATGGAAGCATCTCTCAAGAATGTCTGTTATTATAGAGTGATCAGATTCCATTATTCCATGCTGCGTTTTTGGATTCTGCCAGAAACCATACCTTCGTAATAACCCAAGTGAACCCCGAGTTAAAGAACCCTCCCCATCATGCCCGCACAATTTCCGGATTACCTGCAGGTTACCCCTGATGAAATCGCCCAGGGAACAAATGTCAAATTCTCCATGGTCAAGGATATGCCTGCGGTAGCTGAGCATATGGCCCATGCGATGCTGAATGTGATTGAGCGGGCCCGGGAAGCGGGCCGTCAGCCGACATTGATTGTACCCGTTGGTCCCGTTGATCAGTATCCCGTGCTGGCTGAGATTCTGAATCAGCGGCAGTATTCCATTCAGGATGTGATGCTGATCAATATGGATGAATATCTGACCGATGATGATCAGTGGGTCGACATCACACACCCCTTGAGCTTTCGCGGTTATATGAATCGGAAGTTTTATGATCTGGTTGATCCCGAACTCGCCCCGCTGCCCGAGAATCGTATCTGTCCGGATCCGAATGATGTGGGGGCCATCCAGCGGGCTATCGACCAGCGGGGTGGTGTGGATGCCTGTTTTGGTGGAATAGGAATCAATGGCCACATGGCTTTCAACGAACCTCCAGAACCAGGTGAAGAGATTTCTGCTGAAGAATTTGCTGCCTATCCCACACGGAATCTGAATCTGACACGAGAGACGAGAACCATCAATTCGGTTACGGTAGGGGGCGAGATCTCAATTATTCCCTGGCGTGCCGTCACCGTCGGGATGAAGGAAATCCTGGCGGCCCGGGAACTGCACTTTTACTGCAACCGTCTCTGGCAGAGTTCGGTCGTCCGTCGTGTTTTACATGGGCCCGTTACCAGTGCCTGCCCCGCTTCGCTCTTGAGAACGCACTCGGATGTATCATTGACGGTAGCGGAGTATGTGTCAGAGTTACCTGACATCCGTTTGCGATAAATTTCTCACGTATCCATAGATTGAGTATTTTCAGATGAAGATTGATTTTGATCAGGAACGAATTCTGGCCGTGGTGGCGCATCCTGACGATGCAGAACTGCTCTGTGCTGGCACTCTGGCACGGGCCAATCAGGAGGGGGCCGCAGTTGGCATCTGTGTCATGTGTCAGGGCGATAAAGGTCAGCCTGATCCTCCTGTTGAGAATCTGGCAGAGGTGCGCCAGGATGAAATGCGGGCAGCTGCGGAGTTGATTGGGGCAGAGCTGTTTTTCGGAGGCAGTCCGGACGGGGCTCTGTTCGACAGTCTGGAACAACGTCGTCAACTGACTGAAATAATCCGCCAGTTTACACCAACCCTGGTGCTTGCTCATTCACAGAGTGACTATCATGCAGATCATCGAGCAGCTTCTGTGATTACCGAGGCGGCAACTTGGTTCAGTGCATCAGCGGGAAACAAAACCAAGTCTCCTGCTTTAATGCAACCACCGGTTCTCTGGTGGATGGATACTGTGAATATGTCGCAGTTTGATCCTCATTTTTATATCGATGTCAGTTCTTTTGTTGAAACCAAGGTCGCGATGTTGAATTGTCATCAAAGTCAGCAGCAGCGAGGCAAAGATGCCAGCTTTTCACCTCTGCAGAACCTCATGTTGCAGCAGTGCGTTGCCCGCGGTGCACAGTCCGGTGTCGCGTCTGCGGAAGCGTTTCGCAGTCATACGGCCTGGAAACGCTGTGCTGCCTGGTGAGTTCTGGTACCTGATTACATCAGGCCGAATCGCTGTGCATCTCGCTGTCGAGAAGGGCCAATGTACTGAAAGCTGGCGGTCAACCTGCCACGACTCGAAGCGATGACTTGTTTTCGCTGTTTTTCAAACCCAGCCTGCCTCTGAACAGTGGATGGTTTCCGGGTCATTTTCCACAAGCGAGAACGGGCGCGGTGGCGGATCATGGCGGGATGGCCGGTGACACTTGTGTAACGGTGCTTGCAACTGTAGAGCGATGCTACGTATTCGCTCAAAGCATTTCCGATACCCACTCCCTGAAAGTCCGGTAGACAGACCGTGCGGTGCTCACGGTAGGAAGGAGATTTTGGGTGTGGAAAATACATCACAGCAGTAAAGGCAGCTGGTTGTTCTTCAACAAGTGCCACAAAACAATTGGCAGCCTGGTGAAGGGAAGCGTCTAAATAGTGATGTTTGTGGAACAGGTGCCACGCATCTCGATGCACGTTAACAATTCTAAGGGAGATTGAGGGCCGTGGTTGCCTTTCGCACCTCCATTGGAAATCATCCAGTGCCGGCTGGTAAATCCAGTCAGGATTCAGCCAGTCGATAATATCATAATGGCAGGCCACCGCGACCAGTTGTTGATCACGGCGACGAACTGTTTTGGCGATCGCACAGCTGCCAGTGCGGGCGACCGTGCGATCGATGACGGAAGTGAATTCATCAATTACGACCAGTTCGGAGAGTTCCGCCAGAGCCCGAGCCATTCTGACACGAAATTGCTCTCCGTTGGATAACACATGATACGGACGAAGCCAACCGGGGGGAGATGAGAATCCAACTGATGAGAGCAGACTGGAGATTTCTTTGATGCCCATCTTTTGCGGAAAGGCATCGATAATGCACTTCTCGCTGGGCCAGTCGAAATCATCGACGAACTGATCTTGAAACAGTTCTGTGGCGATGGTCGTCTTGCCACACCCAGAGGGTCCTACGATCAGACCGATGTTCCAGGGACGCTCAGAAAGTGGAAGTTCTACACACCATTGCTCACGACTTCGAATTTCTGCTGCGAGTCCGAACATCCCTTCCAGTTGCATTACACGCGGAGTTCGAACAATAGGCGATTCCCTTATGAGATCCAGACGCGACATTGATATCCTTCTGATTTCAGATATTCCAGAAGTGTGAGTTGCTCTGCTTCAGCTTTGCAGTCAACCAGGACTGAGAATCGTTCGGTGAGTAGTTCAGTTTCATCAACTCCGGATTCTTGCTCAGGTAATTGCAGGGATGAGGATTTCAGATTCTGAAGCAACCCCTGCAGGTCTTCCGATTCTGTAGTTATTGACTCAATCAGAGCATTGAGTGCGGATTGATCAGTCTCCGCCAGGCTGGTGATCGAGTCAAACGTCGCCAGGACCTGATCAGCTTCCGGGGCTGTCAGATCTGAAATCAGGCAGGGAATCTTTGCATCATCTGCGATATTGGCCCGCAGATGACCGTCGATCAATTCGTATGTTCCGTCACCACAATCCCGAACCAGACAAGCTGCTGCGAATCCAATCTCATTTAAGATGGTACGCAGCGCTGTTTCCTGGGCTGCGGGATGGGTCCGCCAGTTTCGGGAGTTAGGGATCAATTGGGAGGCTTTAATTCGCCTGAAACTTTTGATGCGATCTTTGATTTCCATAGGTCGGGTCTTTAGTCGTGTTACAGACAATCCAGACAGCGATTAGAATCGTTTCGCTGTCGAATCTGATCTTTGTGATAGTCAGCTTTAAAAATGGGGCCGCCACAACGGGCACAGAATGAAATAAGTTCGTGTTTGACCAGCACCGAATTGACGACCAGTTCCGGGTATTCCGCTTGCGCGATTTTGGCTGCCAGCACATGAGTTTGTGCTTCCCGATCCAGACGTTTCACCGGGTGTCCATTTTTTTCTCGTGCCAGATAGACAGTAAATTGAGGCATGAGTAGTACCTTTACCTTTCTGAATTTAGATGATTCCAAGACAGTCCATACAGGTTATTTTAGACTTAATTGGTTTCCTGTCTTGGGGTGCATTCAGTCAGGAGTGTTGATTGAGAACTACTGGGATAACTTACTCTACCAGTTCCAGATTGAAGAGCGTGTCCTGATCGACGGGTATCACGATCTCATCTGTCGTGGGTGGTTTTGGTCGTAACGCATCCGCGATCAAGTAACCGCCGACCGGCACACCGATTCCGGTTGCCAGCAGTCCAGCTCCCACAGCCAGCCGGGCGAATGTCCCAGCCGCATTACCTGTTGGGGGAAGATATTGATGTGTGACGCTGCTGTAATCTCCGATGTGCATGTCTTCGCCCTCAGGACGATTGTTATCTACAATTTCTTTGCCCAGCAGTTTTTCCCGGGTGGACATCACCAGGGAATCGACGCTGTCAAAGCGTCTCGCTGTCTGTCTCAGGTTTTCCGCTCGTTCCCCCACTTTCACGCCCCACCACATCTGCGCCAGTTTTTCCTTCCAGCTTGTCGGCTGCGTGGTTTCGTCTGTCATTAGTTTCGCTCCAGGAATCGATCAACTCGCCGAACGTTCCGTTCTGGAACGCCCGGTCGAGCTCATTGTTTTCGTTAATCAGGCGATCATGAAACAGCGTTGTTTGCCTGATGAGTTCTTCCAGGGGGTCGGTCATCAGCTGGCCTGCGACGGACCTGCGGGAGTGACTTTGCTGGCGACTTCACGAATGCCGACCGCTTCGTCGAGCGTTACCATCCGTTTGTTTTCCAGGTAGTCGTAATCCACGATTTTCTGAACCGTCACAAAGTTATTCTGCGCGACGGTTCCGGTCTGCATAAGTTGCGTCAGCATGTGATTGGCAACATTGTCGGATAAATCCACAGCCATTTCCTTTTCTCCTTTTTCCTGAATGGGAAGTTTCACTTCTAAAATATCGCCGTCCGGCATGAATTCGCCTCACTTGTTAACGGCCTTGAAACGTAATTTGATAGGTTGACCGAGTTGATAACTCTGTTCCTGTTTGACCGATCCGTCTGCACCGATGAGTTGAACGGGAATCTGAGTCTGTTTCAGTTGAGTGATCTGTTGTTTCAGTCTGGTAATCTCGGACTCCAGTGCAGCAAACTTTTCGTTGTGATTGATTTCTGGTTGTTGCGAGGGTGAAGCGGGATCTGTTTTCCGATTCACAGGTGATTTGCAATGGGGGAGTCTTCCATACAGATTGATAAGTCTATCTCGAATCAGCATGCTGTCCGTGTAGATGGTGTGAGTCTGGTCATGCCCTTTAATGATGCCTACGATCTGTCCATTGACAAGAATAGGACCTCCGGAATCTCCTTTTGCGACCAGTCTGGAAAAGCAATGCCCGCGGCGCGTTACCAGGATGCGGGCTCGCAGGGATTTGAGGTTGTAAACTCCGTTTGAGTATCCGTAAGCGATTGCCTCCATTCCATCTATCGGTTGAGTGTCCGAAAGTATGAAACAGTGTGATGCGGGAATTCTTTGGGTTTCCAGGATGGCATAGTCAATCTCCTCTTCATATCGCTTGAAAACGACCCGGGCTTCCCACCAGGTTCCACCATAGCCGACATGAATGGTTCGTGCCTGAATGACATTGTGCGCGGCAGTAATGTAAACGGAGCGGTCCTCGATATTTCCTACGAAAGCACAGGCGCCGGTGCCGACGAGCTGGTGACAGCCTTGAGAGGTGCAGTTTGTCTCTGTTGTTCTGACAGCGAGTGCCTGGGCGTGCAGGCAGGATGTAGACAACATGACGAGCAGGAAGTGGATGAATCTCACCATTGGAGGTACCTGTTAAAAAACAAGAGAAAGTAGTGCCACGGGTTGAGCGGGACTTTACCTGGTGCCCAGTGAAAGGCGGCGACTCCGAACAGCCTGACGCGACGGTAATAAATGTTTGCCATAAACTTGCCGAGATCGCAGCGGCGCAGATTACGATACAGGGCCGCATCAGCGCGTGCCCGGTCTCGTTTACATCTTCCCAACTGGTAGGCGTAATCATGCCAGTGACAGGCGGGTCTGAGATCAACGCCTCCCCACTGGTCCGGAGAATAATTACAGCCGTTCGAGACAAAGTCTGCAGGAGGTGTCGGGCCTTCCATCTGTTTCGTCAGTGATTCAGGCAGATCTGAGAGATGAATCTCGGGCATTAGTGCTCCCCAAATACGCGGTCTTCCATGCGGCTGATCCGTCGTTCGTGTGAATTGACCATTTCTATTAACAGCTCTTTATTCGCATCGAGTTTTTCGTCGATCTGAATCAACTGGTGGCTGTGTTCGATGAGTGTCTTGGCGGTCCAGGTGATTGCTCCCACTCCCCCAGCCACTATGGGAGAAAACACACAAGCGATGACCCAGGCAGGAATGAACAGTCCTTTTTGAGGTTGTACGGGCATTCGACTCTCTAAGATTCAAAAGTCAGTGAATTGGGTGATTATCGAAGAGAGAGTATCATCCGGATCGGCGTGACGCAGACAAGCTTGATCTACATAAAAAAAGCACCTGTTGTTGCTCAGAACAACAGGTGCGGATCGTTCACGTTATGGAAGAAGAATGGCGGTCGATAATGCAGGCGGACCAATACGGTCAGCTGTCGTTAGTTTCCCGCTTCAGTGGGAATTCGCTGACAGAAAGTTGCTCTTGTTTCACTGTTTGTAGTCGATGCCAGCCTTCTGTAACCAGAGTTTCCCTCAGTCGGGCTTCGTCTGGATCCAGCTCTCGTTTATCGAAAGGCCCTTCTACGGTGACGGGAGTAAATTGCTCATCGACGATAAATTGTGCGAGAGCGGGATTGCAGCGGATATGATACTCGGGTTGCTCCTGAAGTTCTGCTTCTTGAACTTCGCCGATAATATAGCGCAGGTAGAGCCCGCTGTCTTCGATATTCTCGACTTCTTCACCACAAACTATGCAGAGATAACCCTGATCGCATCTGGCCATGATGTTGACTTACATATTGATTAAATAAAACGGAGAACATTCAGTAACCACCGACTGGCTGCTGAAACTTCTGTTTTATTGTAAGTGGGCTTCGTGTGCAGAGTGAAGAGTGGTCAGGATGTTTTGAGATATTCTTTCAGGTTGGCGATCTCTTCCAGAAGTACTTCTAGGAATTCAGAGGCAGCCTCTTTATTGTCAGTCTCCATGATATCTCTTACTGACTGCCTGATTTTTTGAGTGGGCGAATAGAGGTCAAGTGTCACTTCAGTGTTGGAAGAATGAATGACATTCAGTGACATGTCATTCAGCTCCTGCTTAAGCTCATCCTGGTCCAGGGGTTTGAACATGATCCGGGAGAATCCCAGTTCCTTGGCCAGTTTGATCCGTTGCAGATTTCGATCCTGAGCATTGTTCTCAGGACGTACTGCGGTCATCAGGATAAATTGTGGTGCAGGGACCACACCATGGTCAGAGTAACGTTCCAGCTGCTGTGCTTTCTGAAACAGGTCGACACCATCCATGCCGCTCATCACAAGGTCTGTCAGAACGACATGAATCTCATTATCAGATTGCAGTAGTTTAATCGCCTCAAAACCGGACGCCGCCATCACCGCAGTGAAACCAATTTTCTCTACCAGCCGCGCATAATAGTGACAAGAGTATCCAATATCATCGACAACAAGAACTTTCATCGACCTGCCTGAACGGTTGGGAGAATGAAAAATGTATCACCCGTCAATCAACAAAAACAGATGAGCATTTTTACTGTGAACAAAATATGAATGAAATTTAATATTTATATATAAACCAAAAGTTTGAATCGTCATTTGAAGGTTTTTCCCTGCATGAGAATTACTGAATTACCACTCACGGGTCTAAGAAACCCCCTGAATTTACGGTAAAATGCTATAAATGCGTCACGATCTTATTCATCGAACCTGTATGTCTGACTAAAACAAAAAATTCTACATCGAGGTCCTGAATTATGTTGATAAATTGACACACAACTCCACTCTATTAGATTCAGATTTGCCGTCGGTTGGGATTCTTAATCGGAGTATATTGTCGCAATTGATTTCCCGTAGAGGTATTGAGTGTGTTATCAGTAGCGAACAGATTTGCACAATTACGATTCCCGCTGTTTCTGACTGATCCAGAAGTCGTGCGCATCAACGATCACATTGCTGCCGAATTTGAAGTAGGGAATTTCGGATTCTTTCAAAAGCTCTTTGAAATTCTTTTCCGTCATCCCGAACAACTGAGCCCAGATTCTACTGCTGAACTTGCCAGTTTGCGGAAAGGCTCCAGGCGATTGCGCGAGGTTGTTTACGAGGTCGAAAGCGAACCGATCAGATTCAATGTACTTGTTTGATTCCGTCATGAGATCAAAGCCTGACATTTTTTACCGCGTCATATTCCTGACAATGACATAGTTGATGGCGCATATCTCTCACGCAGTGCATGACAAGCACGTAAAGCGAAAGAGTGAGTGAAAGCGAGGATGCAGCGATCAAATATGCATCTAAGAGATCACGCGATAAAATTAGCGACACCTACAGCGGTCGCCCCGCGGCTGCCCCCAGGCAGAAATGGAAGTGTGGATTTACCACTCTCAGACAATAAAAACATTGTACCAGCGGTTCCTGTACAAAGCAATATACGGTGTTGATTTTTTGGGGAATTATATCAGGCAGAATAGTATAAAAAATGCCTGAAAAACAGGGGTGAAACGGCTGTGGGAACCTGACCGTTGCAATAAGGTCAGAATTCCAGATGAAACATGGGCTAACTCTTATATAATCGGTCTGAACCAGCTTGAATCGACTGTTCCCGATTGGATGAGCTCACTATGTTGCACCCGGAATTTCTGAACTCGCTTTCGCGTCGTGCCTTCTTTTCTACTTCTCTTGCAGCGGTGTCCTTCAGTCGACTTTCTTCTCTGCAGGCGCGACTCAACAAGGCTCCCAAGGCACAAATTGCGATCACGTTTGATCTTGAAATGAGTCGCATGTATCCAAGCAGAGAGATGCTGGAGTGGGATTACCAGAAAGGAAATCTGAATCAGGAAACGAAAGACTATTCGCTGAAAGCAGCTCAGATTGTCAGCGAACTGGGAGGTAAGGTCCATTATTTTTGTGTCGGACGCGTACTGGAACAGAAGGATGTGCAGTGGATAAAACAGATTTCTGAGTTGGGACACCCGATTGGCAATCATACCTATGACCATGTCAACGTCTGGGCAACGGAACCTGCAAAAACACAATTTCGCTTTACGCGATCTCCCTGGCTGCTGGGAGGTAAAACTGCAGCCGAGGTAATACAGCACAACGTTCGGATCACGACCGAAGCGATGCAGCAACGGTTGAATATCAAGCCGGACGGCTTTCGAACACCCGGCGGTTCCAGTACCGGGCTCGATCAACGGGAAGATTTGCAGAAGCTGCTGCAGTCAGAAGGATTTCAATGGGTCAGTTCCAAATATCCCCGTCACAAATATAGTGAGCCGGGGACGGAACCCCAGCAGGAAATATTTGATTCTATTCTGGAAGCACAACGGTCTGCACAGCCTTATGTCTATCCAACGGGTCTCGTCGAAATTCCCATGAGCCCGATCAGTGATGTGGGGGCCTTCCGAACAAGCCGCTGGAAACGAAAGTTCTTTTTGAAATCAGTCGAGTTGTGTGTGCAGCAGGCGATTGAACAGAAGCTTGTTTTCGATTTTCTATGTCATCCTTCCATCATGTATGTTGAAGACCCCGATTTCGAAACGGTGAAGCTGATCTG
Coding sequences within:
- a CDS encoding sulfatase-like hydrolase/transferase codes for the protein MRSAKIDTAKLIRLWLFLVCLSATNFSLLIESVSSAEPKSQKPNVILIFTDDQGSIDVNCYGSRDLITPHMDSIANQGIRFTQFYASAPVCSPSRAGMLTGRFPRRAGVPGNVSSHHGKSGMPPEQVTIAEMMRQGGYQTAHVGKWHLGYTPETMPNGQGFDRSFGHMGGCIDNYSHFFYWNGPNRHDLWENGKEVWHDGEFFPDLMVKQCQNFIKEPHEKPFFLYWAINVPHYPLQGKDKWRKKYAHLESPRDKYAAFVSTMDDCIGEVLQTLKESGLRENTIVIFQSDHGHSTEERTFGGGGNAGPYRGAKFSLFEGGIRVPAMISWPGTIAEGEVRSQLATGCDWLPTIADLTGAPLPRHKLDGKSLKAVIESAEAPSPHDNFYWQIGKSWAIREGDWKLLGHPRDTSNQAPLNQEDQLFLVNLSQDIGEKKNMAKQHPEKVEQLKQIYENYLQSLTD
- a CDS encoding transaldolase family protein, with the protein product MKLFLDSAITEEIRHGLEYWDLDGLTTNPKHIKSSGKPFLKVIEEIAELFAGTDKPVSVEVNPHITDWDQIVEEGAKLAQMSPNFVIKVGASEGGFKAIRELTSQNIRTNATLIFSVAQAWHAARAGASFISPFMGWKETYGDSATTFIMEVAEMLERHEYESEIIAAAIRNSRQIADVAIAGAHCVTAGLGVYQDSMQNPYTVHGEKVFQNAWDETPHE
- a CDS encoding glucosamine-6-phosphate isomerase; its protein translation is MPAQFPDYLQVTPDEIAQGTNVKFSMVKDMPAVAEHMAHAMLNVIERAREAGRQPTLIVPVGPVDQYPVLAEILNQRQYSIQDVMLINMDEYLTDDDQWVDITHPLSFRGYMNRKFYDLVDPELAPLPENRICPDPNDVGAIQRAIDQRGGVDACFGGIGINGHMAFNEPPEPGEEISAEEFAAYPTRNLNLTRETRTINSVTVGGEISIIPWRAVTVGMKEILAARELHFYCNRLWQSSVVRRVLHGPVTSACPASLLRTHSDVSLTVAEYVSELPDIRLR
- a CDS encoding PIG-L family deacetylase; amino-acid sequence: MKIDFDQERILAVVAHPDDAELLCAGTLARANQEGAAVGICVMCQGDKGQPDPPVENLAEVRQDEMRAAAELIGAELFFGGSPDGALFDSLEQRRQLTEIIRQFTPTLVLAHSQSDYHADHRAASVITEAATWFSASAGNKTKSPALMQPPVLWWMDTVNMSQFDPHFYIDVSSFVETKVAMLNCHQSQQQRGKDASFSPLQNLMLQQCVARGAQSGVASAEAFRSHTAWKRCAAW
- a CDS encoding ABC transporter ATP-binding protein; this encodes MSRLDLIRESPIVRTPRVMQLEGMFGLAAEIRSREQWCVELPLSERPWNIGLIVGPSGCGKTTIATELFQDQFVDDFDWPSEKCIIDAFPQKMGIKEISSLLSSVGFSSPPGWLRPYHVLSNGEQFRVRMARALAELSELVVIDEFTSVIDRTVARTGSCAIAKTVRRRDQQLVAVACHYDIIDWLNPDWIYQPALDDFQWRCERQPRPSISLRIVNVHRDAWHLFHKHHYLDASLHQAANCFVALVEEQPAAFTAVMYFPHPKSPSYREHRTVCLPDFQGVGIGNALSEYVASLYSCKHRYTSVTGHPAMIRHRARSRLWKMTRKPSTVQRQAGFEKQRKQVIASSRGRLTASFQYIGPSRQRDAQRFGLM
- a CDS encoding ParB N-terminal domain-containing protein, which codes for MEIKDRIKSFRRIKASQLIPNSRNWRTHPAAQETALRTILNEIGFAAACLVRDCGDGTYELIDGHLRANIADDAKIPCLISDLTAPEADQVLATFDSITSLAETDQSALNALIESITTESEDLQGLLQNLKSSSLQLPEQESGVDETELLTERFSVLVDCKAEAEQLTLLEYLKSEGYQCRVWIS
- a CDS encoding response regulator is translated as MKVLVVDDIGYSCHYYARLVEKIGFTAVMAASGFEAIKLLQSDNEIHVVLTDLVMSGMDGVDLFQKAQQLERYSDHGVVPAPQFILMTAVRPENNAQDRNLQRIKLAKELGFSRIMFKPLDQDELKQELNDMSLNVIHSSNTEVTLDLYSPTQKIRQSVRDIMETDNKEAASEFLEVLLEEIANLKEYLKTS
- a CDS encoding polysaccharide deacetylase family protein, coding for MLHPEFLNSLSRRAFFSTSLAAVSFSRLSSLQARLNKAPKAQIAITFDLEMSRMYPSREMLEWDYQKGNLNQETKDYSLKAAQIVSELGGKVHYFCVGRVLEQKDVQWIKQISELGHPIGNHTYDHVNVWATEPAKTQFRFTRSPWLLGGKTAAEVIQHNVRITTEAMQQRLNIKPDGFRTPGGSSTGLDQREDLQKLLQSEGFQWVSSKYPRHKYSEPGTEPQQEIFDSILEAQRSAQPYVYPTGLVEIPMSPISDVGAFRTSRWKRKFFLKSVELCVQQAIEQKLVFDFLCHPSIMYVEDPDFETVKLICKLVQQAGDQAEIVGLSEIAGRYREQQH